Proteins encoded within one genomic window of Lysinibacillus louembei:
- the atpG gene encoding ATP synthase F1 subunit gamma, giving the protein MVNLREIKGRINSTKSTQKITKAMQMVSSSKLRRAEQNAKAYVPYMEKIQDVVGAIAAGTKDSGHPMLTARPVKKTAYLVIGSDRGLAGAYNSSILRQVQRTINERHQSQDEYVVFALGRVARDYFIKRNHNVISSVVALPDQPTFADIKEIARNAVGMFIDGAYDELYMYYNHFESAISQVVTEKKVLPLTDIATTTTSAAYEFEPSGEAILEVLLPQYAESLIYGALLDGKASEHASRMTAMRNATDNASDLIDNLSLQYNRARQAAITQEITEIVGGAAALE; this is encoded by the coding sequence GTGGTAAACTTACGCGAAATTAAAGGTCGTATTAACTCTACAAAGAGCACACAGAAAATAACAAAGGCGATGCAAATGGTTTCTTCTTCGAAACTACGCCGTGCAGAGCAAAACGCTAAAGCATACGTTCCTTATATGGAAAAGATTCAAGACGTAGTAGGCGCTATCGCAGCAGGTACAAAAGACAGTGGACATCCGATGTTAACTGCTCGTCCTGTGAAGAAAACAGCTTACTTAGTAATTGGTTCTGATCGTGGTTTGGCAGGTGCTTATAACTCAAGCATTTTACGTCAAGTTCAACGCACAATTAACGAGCGTCATCAATCTCAAGACGAATACGTTGTTTTTGCATTAGGTCGTGTTGCACGTGATTACTTTATTAAACGTAATCACAATGTTATTAGTAGTGTTGTGGCTCTTCCAGACCAACCGACATTTGCTGATATTAAAGAAATCGCTCGTAATGCTGTTGGTATGTTCATTGATGGCGCATATGATGAACTTTATATGTACTATAACCACTTCGAAAGTGCTATTTCTCAAGTAGTAACGGAGAAAAAGGTTCTTCCGTTAACTGATATTGCTACTACTACAACAAGCGCTGCATATGAATTCGAGCCATCTGGTGAAGCAATTCTAGAAGTATTACTTCCACAATATGCAGAAAGCTTAATTTATGGTGCTTTATTAGACGGAAAAGCAAGTGAACATGCTTCACGTATGACGGCAATGCGTAATGCAACAGATAATGCTTCTGATTTAATCGACAACTTATCTTTGCAATACAACCGTGCGCGTCAAGCAGCTATTACACAAGAAATTACAGAAATCGTTGGTGGAGCTGCAGCCCTAGAATAG
- the atpA gene encoding F0F1 ATP synthase subunit alpha, giving the protein MGIKAEEISSLIKQQIENYQSELQVSEVGTVIRVGDGIALAHGLDNVMAGELLEFSNGVMGMAQNLEEGNVGIIILGEYLDIKEGDEVRRTGRIMSVPVGEELIGRVVNPLGQPVDGLGPINTTKTRPIESPAFGVMARKSVHEPLQTGIKAIDALVPIGRGQRELIIGDRQTGKTSVAIDTILNQNGENMICIYVAIGQKESTVRGVVETLRKNGALDYTIVVTASSSQPSPLLYLAPFAGVSMAEEFMLQGKHVLVVYDDLSKQASAYRELSLLLRRPPGREAYPGDVFYLHSRLLERAAKLNETYQNGSITALPFVETQAGDISAYIPTNVISITDGQIFLQSDLFNSGVRPAINAGLSVSRVGGSAQIKAMKKVAGTLRLDLAAFRELESFAQFGSDLDKATLAKLERGKRTVEVLKQDLNKPLKVEKQVVILYALTRGFLDDIPVADITRFEGEFLSWLDTNHTSVLDHIRTTKDIPADADLAEAINAFKKTFAKSE; this is encoded by the coding sequence ATGGGCATCAAAGCTGAAGAAATCAGCAGTCTGATTAAACAACAGATTGAAAATTATCAATCTGAATTACAAGTAAGCGAAGTAGGTACAGTTATCCGCGTTGGTGACGGTATCGCACTTGCTCATGGCCTCGACAACGTCATGGCTGGAGAGCTTTTAGAGTTCTCTAACGGTGTTATGGGTATGGCTCAAAACTTAGAAGAAGGTAACGTTGGTATTATTATTCTAGGTGAGTACCTTGACATTAAAGAAGGCGATGAAGTTCGTCGTACAGGTCGTATTATGAGCGTTCCAGTTGGTGAAGAACTAATTGGTCGTGTTGTAAACCCATTAGGTCAACCAGTGGATGGCTTAGGTCCAATCAACACAACAAAAACTCGTCCAATCGAAAGCCCAGCTTTCGGTGTAATGGCACGTAAATCAGTACATGAGCCATTACAAACTGGTATTAAAGCGATTGACGCATTAGTACCAATCGGCCGTGGTCAACGTGAGTTAATCATCGGTGACCGTCAAACAGGTAAAACATCTGTAGCAATCGATACAATCTTAAACCAAAACGGTGAAAACATGATTTGTATCTATGTTGCAATCGGTCAAAAAGAATCTACAGTACGTGGCGTAGTTGAAACATTACGTAAAAACGGTGCTTTAGATTACACAATCGTTGTAACAGCTTCTTCTTCTCAACCATCACCATTATTATACTTAGCACCATTTGCTGGTGTATCGATGGCTGAAGAATTCATGTTACAAGGTAAACACGTATTAGTAGTATATGATGACCTATCAAAACAAGCATCTGCTTACCGTGAGCTGTCATTATTATTACGTCGTCCTCCAGGTCGTGAAGCTTACCCTGGTGACGTGTTCTACTTACACAGCCGTTTATTAGAGCGTGCTGCAAAATTAAACGAAACTTACCAAAATGGTTCAATCACTGCATTACCATTCGTAGAAACACAAGCAGGGGATATCTCAGCTTACATTCCTACAAACGTAATTTCGATTACTGATGGTCAAATTTTCTTACAATCTGACTTATTCAACTCAGGTGTACGTCCAGCAATCAACGCCGGTTTATCTGTATCACGTGTAGGTGGTTCAGCACAAATTAAAGCGATGAAAAAAGTAGCTGGTACATTACGTCTTGACTTAGCTGCTTTCCGTGAGTTAGAATCTTTCGCTCAGTTCGGTTCTGACTTAGATAAAGCAACTTTAGCTAAATTAGAGCGCGGTAAACGTACTGTTGAAGTATTAAAACAAGACTTAAACAAACCGTTAAAAGTTGAAAAACAAGTTGTCATTTTATATGCATTAACTCGTGGCTTCTTAGATGATATTCCAGTAGCTGATATCACTCGTTTCGAGGGTGAGTTCTTAAGCTGGTTAGATACAAACCACACAAGCGTATTAGATCATATCCGTACAACAAAAGATATTCCAGCTGATGCAGATCTTGCTGAAGCAATCAATGCTTTCAAAAAGACTTTTGCTAAATCAGAATAA
- a CDS encoding F0F1 ATP synthase subunit delta encodes MSQVAKRYAEALFQLASKNQNLVEVSADLKELTAAIEATPALLELLKAPKISSAKKKAMLSEILANANSAVVNTVQLLVDKQRISEVVAVAEEFQALATAASGAAKATVYSTRALTEAESAEISVAFAQLVGKSKLEINNIIEPSILGGIRVQIGNYIYDSTIASKLEGLKRTLVV; translated from the coding sequence ATGAGTCAAGTAGCGAAGCGTTACGCTGAAGCATTGTTTCAATTAGCTAGCAAAAATCAAAATCTTGTAGAAGTAAGTGCTGATTTAAAAGAATTAACAGCCGCAATCGAAGCAACACCAGCTTTATTAGAGCTATTAAAAGCACCTAAAATTTCTTCTGCAAAGAAAAAAGCAATGCTATCTGAAATTTTAGCAAATGCTAATTCAGCAGTAGTGAACACAGTTCAATTATTAGTTGATAAACAACGCATTAGCGAAGTCGTTGCTGTAGCAGAAGAGTTCCAAGCTCTTGCAACTGCAGCGAGCGGTGCCGCAAAAGCAACAGTTTACTCAACACGCGCTTTAACCGAGGCTGAAAGTGCAGAGATTTCAGTAGCCTTTGCACAGCTAGTAGGGAAAAGCAAACTAGAAATTAACAATATTATCGAGCCATCAATTCTTGGTGGTATTCGTGTACAAATTGGCAACTATATTTATGACAGCACAATTGCTTCTAAACTAGAAGGTTTAAAGCGTACATTAGTTGTTTAA
- the atpF gene encoding F0F1 ATP synthase subunit B: MLLNDLVLGAGGGFNGGDIIATLLTFIILMILLKVFAWGPLMGIMQQREELVASEIDAAEKARKETHQLLEEQKSLLKEARTEAQAIVEGAKKQGDAQREEIISAARAEAARLKDAAVREIENEKEKAIAAVREEVVSLSVLAASKVLGKEISEADNSALIKETIAKAGEAK, encoded by the coding sequence GTGTTATTAAATGATCTTGTATTAGGTGCAGGTGGCGGTTTTAATGGTGGAGATATCATTGCAACATTATTAACGTTCATTATTTTAATGATTCTTCTTAAAGTGTTCGCATGGGGTCCATTAATGGGCATTATGCAACAACGTGAAGAATTAGTTGCAAGCGAAATCGATGCAGCTGAAAAAGCGCGCAAAGAAACGCACCAATTATTAGAAGAACAAAAAAGCCTTCTAAAAGAAGCTCGTACAGAAGCACAAGCGATCGTAGAAGGTGCTAAAAAACAAGGCGATGCACAGCGTGAAGAAATTATTTCTGCGGCTCGTGCAGAAGCAGCTCGTTTAAAAGATGCAGCTGTGCGTGAAATTGAAAACGAAAAAGAAAAAGCAATTGCAGCAGTACGTGAAGAAGTTGTATCATTATCAGTTCTTGCAGCATCTAAAGTACTTGGCAAAGAAATTTCTGAAGCGGACAATAGCGCATTAATTAAAGAAACGATTGCGAAGGCAGGCGAAGCGAAATGA
- the atpE gene encoding F0F1 ATP synthase subunit C, which yields MTGSIGLLAAAIAIGLGALGAGIGNGLIVSKTVEGIARQPELRGALQTTMFIGVALVEALPIIGVVVAFIVMNQ from the coding sequence ATGACAGGTTCAATTGGTTTATTAGCAGCAGCAATCGCAATCGGTTTAGGTGCACTAGGTGCAGGTATCGGTAACGGTCTTATCGTATCAAAAACAGTAGAAGGTATCGCTCGTCAACCAGAATTACGTGGTGCTCTTCAAACAACAATGTTCATCGGGGTTGCATTAGTTGAGGCCCTTCCAATCATCGGTGTAGTAGTAGCATTCATCGTAATGAATCAATAA